One Paenibacillus riograndensis SBR5 DNA segment encodes these proteins:
- a CDS encoding DinB family protein translates to MAAKTNEQLVFEFQSLIPYIQSLATLEDADWETPVAAGKWTLKEMLCHITQWDKYFYEEAFAKIQNGQPLTSRHQNFDEFNARAIEYAKSLTTQAAIGQFVLYRTKILESTAGLSDEEFTKIYLDGDGKKFSIRGYLRDFIPHDKHHKRQMEQYLKTMRSSK, encoded by the coding sequence ATGGCAGCGAAAACGAACGAACAGCTCGTGTTTGAATTTCAATCTCTAATCCCCTACATCCAATCCCTCGCTACCCTGGAAGACGCAGATTGGGAAACTCCGGTCGCGGCCGGCAAATGGACCTTAAAAGAAATGCTGTGCCACATTACGCAGTGGGACAAGTATTTTTATGAGGAGGCTTTCGCCAAAATACAGAATGGCCAGCCCCTGACCAGCAGGCATCAGAACTTCGATGAGTTCAACGCCCGCGCCATTGAATATGCCAAATCGCTGACCACGCAGGCAGCCATCGGACAATTCGTGCTGTACCGGACCAAAATCCTGGAGTCCACAGCGGGATTGAGCGATGAAGAATTCACCAAGATTTATCTGGACGGAGATGGCAAGAAATTCAGTATCCGTGGGTATCTGAGAGACTTTATTCCCCACGACAAACACCATAAGCGGCAAATGGAGCAATATCTAAAAACGATGAGAAGCAGCAAGTAA